The genomic stretch CATGGGAGGCCACAAACCTTACCTCGCCTATATTATCCTGTGCCCCTTGTCTTCCTTTCCTCTACCGGAAGGCGAAATCCAATCTAGAAGCggccctcctccctctcctccccATCCGAACCAAATCTAATCGACGCTTCCCCGAGATGGGCCGCAAGTTCTTCGTCGGCGGCAACTGGAAATGCGTAATTTCTCTTCCCCCGTCGACATGCCTGTCTTTCTTTTCGTGGATCGGATGCGGTTAGGCTAGTTTTTTCCTTTTTGGGGTGGGTGGGGGTGATACGGGATAAATTTCTAGTGGATTCTGTTGCTCTCGATTCAGATCAGATCGTCGTAAGAATTGGGTTTTTGCTCTTGGATGGATGGGAAGCCTGGATGTGATTCCTCCAGGCGTAATAATCTTCCAAGATCCGTCCACGGATTGAATTGATCTGGTCGTTCTCGTTCAAAACGGAATCAGGGATCTTCCGAAAACAAACAAAACAGAATCAGACAAGGTGATGTTGATGGTCTTTGTATGTTTTGACCTTGCTGGAAGTGCCCGCGTTCTTCTTCCAATCCGCCCGTGCTTCCAGACTCCAGCTAGCTTTCTTCTTCCAATCCGCCCATGCTTCCAGACTCCTGCGCAAAAACAAAtcgaaaaaaaaacttttatcGTAGTTTTGTGATGCATGCATGTTGTCTGTAGCAGCATAGAAGTTCGATCTCCAACTTCTGGAGATCCATTCTTGTCTGCCGCACGAATTAACCTTAGCTTCTTGTCATGGAGCTCGGTTAATTTTAGATGTTTCGTGAAGGAGCTTGCTCAATCCGAGCATAGATTGGAGCCCCTTGGCGACTTCAATACTCGTTGGCCGTGAAAGAGCTTGTTGCTTTGCCAAATTTTCCTATACAAGTGGTATTTATAAAGTGAATTGCTTGGTAACTGATCATGTCATGGTTGATCTTGATGCTTGCAGAACGGAACCACAGATCAGGTCGAGAAGATTGTCAAAACCCTGAATGAAGGACAGGTTCCCCCTGCAGATGTTGTTGGTATGGACACAGAAACTTTACATAATGCCTTTTAGTACTGACCTAGAACTCTGCAGAATTACCAAATCCATCCCGAGAAATTTATTAAAGCATATTGTATGATGTACTTAGCAATTTGAAATTGGTCCCATTGCAGAGGTCGTTGTCAGCCCTCCTTATGTCTTCCTAACTGTGGTCAAGAGCCTGCTGCGCCCAGAGTTCCATGTTGCTGCTCAGAACTGCTGGGTGAAGAAGGGAGGTGCTTTCACTGGTGAAGTCAGGTTAGACTTTACTTCTCTTGTATGATCACACCATATGTCATGATGACCAATCTGAGGAAGGATTAATGTCAAATCTTCAATGCAAATGCATAGTCTTTCACTAGAATAATTGATTTGGTTCTCTTGACCATTAAACAGAGTCTTTTGAAGTCACCTTTCACGCCTTCATttaattttaaatattttcatacTGATTAACTGATGCTATGTTAAGCATTCTGCATATCTAACCTAATTCAGCAGTTTGTATATTGCGTTTTGTCGTTTTCTCCATTCAATTTCATTACTAGTTTACAACGAAGCCATTATTAATGCAGTGCTGAGATGCTCGTCAACCTTGGTGTTCCCTGGGTCATCCTTGGACACTCTGAAAGGAGAGCTCTGCTGGGAGAATCAAATGAGGTATGATCCAGGTTGCATCTTATGCAACATGTCTTTTGTGTCATTTGCACTGTGGTTGTAATGCATGCATATTTCCATTTGGGACTATGTTGTAGTTACCGATCTACTTTAATCCTTCCCTCATACACCAACCAAGCTGTTCCATTGTGATATATTTGATTGTTGAGATGTACTGTGGAGGGCTGGTGGCCCGTCTTCACACCATAACCACTGCTGTGTAAAGGATGTTCACATCTAATGGTCTTACTCTTCTGCTTGATGCCAGTTTGTTGGAGACAAGGTTGCTTATGCGCTGTCTCAGGGACTAAAGGTCATTGCATGTGTTGGTGAGACCCTTGAGCAGAGGGAGGCTGGGTCAACAATGGAAGTTGTTGCTGCACAAACAAAAGCAATTGCTGGTACTTTTCATTTACTTTCAGTCTGGTGATTGTGTAGTCTCTTTCTGTGCTCTTCATGGTTAGTTTTTttatatgataatgaagagttGTTGGTTGATTATATTCAAGCTTTCTACAGTTAGCTCCCATGCATAGAACTTCAAGATTATATAAATGTGGTATATATTTGCTGGTGAACACTTTGCTTCTGGTTAATTTTATTTTATCTTGTCCATGCTAATAATTCGATCTTGGCTTTCAGTTTGGTAGACATCTGCATGTgtactccattccaaattacaaACCGTTTTAGCTTTTTTTTAGATTCATAAATTTTGGTATGCACCAAGCTGTATGTTATGTCTAGATGTCtaaatacatagtaaaagctatgaatctagaaatgccaaaacgtcttataatttgggacagagGAAGTAGTTTAGACATTACTGATTTTCTGTAACAGCTTTTGTGTGCTTCTGTTGCTTGACTTGGATATGCTGGATTCCCTCCCCCCTCTTTCCTTTGTTTGGTTCATGTAAACTTTGCCTTTCTTTGAATTTTACGATGCCATATGAAAATTCAGGCTAAATGGATCAAATGGCTGTTTGCTTTACAGAGAAGATCAGTGACTGGAGCAACGTAGTTGTTGCCTATGAACCAGTATGGGCCATTGGAACTGGTAAAGTTGCCACCCCAGCTCAGGCTCAGGAAGTAAGTTCTGTTCTCTCTTGGTACACACTCCTTTATTCTTcttttaatattatatattt from Sorghum bicolor cultivar BTx623 chromosome 3, Sorghum_bicolor_NCBIv3, whole genome shotgun sequence encodes the following:
- the LOC8060801 gene encoding triosephosphate isomerase, cytosolic, with product MGRKFFVGGNWKCNGTTDQVEKIVKTLNEGQVPPADVVEVVVSPPYVFLTVVKSLLRPEFHVAAQNCWVKKGGAFTGEVSAEMLVNLGVPWVILGHSERRALLGESNEFVGDKVAYALSQGLKVIACVGETLEQREAGSTMEVVAAQTKAIAEKISDWSNVVVAYEPVWAIGTGKVATPAQAQEVHASLRDWLKINVSPEVAESTRIIYGGSVTAANCKELGAQPDVDGFLVGGASLKPEFIDIINAATVKSA